From a single Agrobacterium tumefaciens genomic region:
- the ftsW gene encoding putative lipid II flippase FtsW, translated as MVSRVDRGPVAEWFWTIDRFFLAAFVALMGIGLMLSFAASPAVAERIGLNSFFFVERQAMFMVPSLAIMVGLSFLSPRQVRRVAVIMLIASLLMMIFALFFGIEVKGARRWISIGTFSIQPSEFMKPAFVIVCAWLFAERARHPEIPGNLFAIITFGIVAALLIAQPDFGQTILTSVVWGGMFFMAGVPWFWIIMLGGVGVGGIISAYLMLPHVAGRIDRFWTGEGDTFQVDTAREAIIRGDWFGRGPGEGIVKRIIPDSHTDFIFSVAAEEFGIIFCMFLVAIFAFIVLRGLSHAFKEKDDFCRFAVAGLVLQIGMQSMINIGVNLELMPAKGMTLPLISYGGSSMMAICVTAGFLLALTRHRPEKRAQERSFFRVGSGVPAE; from the coding sequence ATGGTAAGCCGAGTTGATCGCGGTCCGGTTGCGGAATGGTTCTGGACTATCGACCGTTTCTTTCTGGCGGCGTTTGTCGCGCTGATGGGCATCGGCCTGATGCTGTCCTTTGCGGCGTCGCCTGCGGTTGCCGAGCGTATCGGCCTCAACAGCTTCTTCTTCGTCGAACGTCAGGCGATGTTCATGGTGCCGTCTCTGGCGATCATGGTCGGCCTTTCTTTCCTGTCACCCCGTCAGGTGCGGCGTGTGGCGGTCATCATGCTGATCGCTTCGCTGTTGATGATGATCTTCGCGCTGTTCTTCGGCATCGAGGTCAAGGGCGCGCGGCGCTGGATTTCCATCGGCACCTTCTCAATCCAGCCTTCGGAATTCATGAAGCCTGCCTTCGTGATTGTCTGCGCCTGGCTGTTCGCCGAACGGGCGCGTCACCCGGAAATTCCCGGCAATCTCTTCGCCATCATCACTTTCGGCATCGTGGCGGCACTTCTGATCGCCCAACCGGACTTCGGCCAGACGATCCTGACCTCGGTGGTCTGGGGCGGCATGTTCTTCATGGCGGGCGTGCCGTGGTTCTGGATCATCATGCTCGGCGGTGTCGGCGTCGGCGGCATCATCTCCGCCTATCTGATGCTGCCGCACGTGGCCGGCCGTATCGACCGTTTCTGGACCGGCGAAGGCGATACGTTCCAGGTGGATACGGCGCGTGAGGCGATCATTCGCGGCGACTGGTTCGGGCGCGGACCGGGCGAGGGCATCGTCAAGCGCATCATTCCCGACAGCCATACCGACTTCATCTTCTCGGTGGCGGCGGAAGAATTCGGCATCATCTTCTGCATGTTCCTGGTGGCCATTTTCGCCTTCATCGTGCTGCGCGGCCTGTCGCACGCCTTCAAGGAAAAGGACGATTTCTGCCGTTTTGCCGTGGCCGGTCTCGTGCTGCAGATCGGCATGCAGTCGATGATCAATATCGGCGTCAATCTGGAGCTGATGCCCGCCAAGGGCATGACGCTGCCTTTGATTTCCTATGGCGGTTCGTCGATGATGGCGATCTGCGTGACCGCCGGCTTCCTTCTGGCGCTGACACGCCACAGACCTGAAAAGCGGGCGCAAGAGCGCAGCTTCTTCCGCGTCGGTTCCGGCGTTCCAGCGGAGTAA
- the murD gene encoding UDP-N-acetylmuramoyl-L-alanine--D-glutamate ligase, with protein sequence MIPVTSFKGRKVALFGLGGSGLVTARALVAGGAEVIAFDDNPDSVAKAQAEGITTADLRTIDWPSFSSFVLAPGVPLTHPKPHWSVDLAKAAGVEIIGDIELFIRERRAHAPDCPFIAITGTNGKSTTTALIAHILKASGRDTQLGGNIGTAVLSLDPPKAQRFYVVECSSYQIDLAPTINPTAGILLNLTPDHLDRHGTMQHYADVKERLVAGSNTAIVGVDDSHSTLIADRIERAGVKVERISKRNVVSEGLYAEGSRILRAHGGTSSLLVDLDGIQTLRGSHNAQNAAAAIAACLAVGVSEDEVRAGLKSFPGLKHRMQPVGRRGNVTFVNDSKATNADAAAPALSSFDRIYWIAGGLPKAGGITSLSPLFSRIAKAYLIGEAAAEFAATLGEAVPYEISGTLDKAVQHAAADAEKDATAGNVVMLSPACASFDQYKNFEIRGDSFVAQVAALDGMTMLVHSGKGG encoded by the coding sequence ATGATCCCGGTCACGTCGTTCAAAGGTAGGAAAGTCGCCCTCTTCGGGCTTGGCGGTTCAGGTCTCGTCACGGCCCGGGCGCTGGTTGCCGGTGGTGCGGAAGTCATCGCTTTCGACGACAATCCCGACAGCGTTGCGAAGGCGCAGGCCGAAGGCATCACGACGGCGGACCTTCGAACGATAGACTGGCCCTCGTTTTCTTCCTTCGTTCTGGCGCCCGGCGTGCCGTTGACGCACCCAAAGCCGCACTGGTCGGTGGACCTTGCGAAAGCAGCGGGCGTTGAGATCATCGGCGATATCGAGCTTTTCATTCGCGAGCGCCGCGCCCATGCGCCGGATTGCCCCTTCATCGCGATTACCGGCACCAACGGCAAGTCCACGACGACGGCGCTGATCGCCCATATTCTCAAGGCATCCGGCCGCGATACGCAGCTCGGCGGCAATATCGGCACGGCGGTGCTGAGCCTCGATCCGCCGAAAGCGCAGCGTTTCTACGTTGTCGAATGCTCGTCCTACCAAATCGATCTCGCACCGACGATTAATCCGACCGCCGGCATTCTTCTCAATCTCACACCGGATCATCTCGACCGGCACGGCACAATGCAGCATTATGCCGACGTCAAGGAACGGCTGGTGGCGGGGAGCAACACTGCGATCGTCGGTGTGGATGACAGCCATTCGACGCTGATCGCCGACCGCATCGAGCGCGCTGGCGTCAAGGTGGAGCGCATTTCCAAGCGCAACGTCGTTTCCGAAGGTCTTTATGCCGAAGGCAGCCGCATCCTGCGGGCACATGGCGGCACGTCGTCGCTGCTGGTCGATCTCGACGGTATCCAGACGCTTCGTGGCAGCCACAATGCGCAGAACGCGGCGGCGGCAATCGCTGCCTGCCTTGCGGTCGGCGTTTCCGAAGACGAAGTGCGCGCCGGTCTCAAATCTTTCCCGGGCCTCAAGCATCGCATGCAGCCGGTCGGACGGCGTGGCAACGTCACCTTCGTCAATGACAGCAAGGCGACCAATGCGGATGCTGCTGCACCGGCGCTTTCGAGTTTCGACCGCATCTACTGGATCGCCGGCGGTCTGCCCAAAGCGGGTGGTATAACCAGCCTGTCGCCGCTGTTTTCGCGCATCGCCAAAGCCTATCTGATCGGTGAAGCGGCGGCGGAGTTTGCCGCGACACTCGGCGAGGCGGTGCCATATGAAATATCCGGCACGCTGGACAAGGCTGTGCAGCATGCGGCAGCAGATGCGGAGAAAGATGCAACGGCCGGCAATGTCGTTATGTTATCCCCGGCTTGCGCAAGCTTCGATCAATATAAGAACTTTGAGATCAGAGGTGATTCGTTCGTCGCACAGGTTGCGGCGCTCGACGGCATGACGATGCTCGTTCACTCTGGAAAAGGGGGCTGA
- the mraY gene encoding phospho-N-acetylmuramoyl-pentapeptide-transferase, producing the protein MLIWLVELSDKVQVFNLFRYITFRAGAAMFTSALIVFLFGPAIINSLRVRQGKGQPIRADGPQTHFKKAGTPTMGGLMILAGILGGSLLWGDLSNVYVVAVLMVTLGFGAIGFYDDYLKVTKQSDKGFSGKARLGIEFVIAAIAVFFMMKMALASAPHGGTLGSSIAFPFFKEFVINLSYFFVLFGAFVIVGAGNAVNLTDGLDGLAIVPVMIAAATFGVIAYLAGNAVFANYLQINFVPGTGELAVIVGAVIGAGLGFLWFNAPPAAIFMGDTGSLALGGLIGSIAVATKHEIVMVIVGGLFVMETLSVIIQVFWFKRTGRRVFLMAPIHHHFEKKGWTESQVVIRFWIISVGLALLGLATLKLR; encoded by the coding sequence ATGCTGATCTGGCTCGTCGAACTGTCGGATAAAGTTCAAGTCTTCAACCTCTTCCGGTACATCACCTTCCGGGCGGGTGCCGCAATGTTCACCTCTGCGTTGATCGTCTTCCTGTTCGGGCCGGCAATCATCAACTCGCTGCGCGTTCGCCAGGGCAAAGGCCAGCCGATCCGCGCTGACGGGCCGCAGACCCATTTCAAGAAGGCCGGTACCCCGACCATGGGCGGGCTGATGATCCTTGCAGGTATTCTCGGCGGTTCGCTGCTCTGGGGTGACCTGTCGAATGTCTATGTCGTCGCTGTTTTGATGGTGACGCTCGGTTTCGGCGCAATCGGCTTTTACGACGATTATCTCAAGGTGACGAAGCAGAGCGACAAGGGTTTTTCCGGCAAGGCTCGTCTCGGCATCGAATTCGTGATCGCGGCGATTGCCGTGTTCTTCATGATGAAGATGGCGCTTGCTTCCGCGCCGCATGGCGGCACGCTCGGCAGCTCCATCGCTTTTCCTTTCTTCAAGGAATTCGTGATCAATCTGAGTTATTTCTTTGTGCTGTTCGGTGCTTTTGTCATCGTCGGTGCCGGCAATGCGGTGAACCTGACGGATGGCCTCGATGGTCTCGCCATCGTGCCGGTGATGATCGCTGCTGCCACTTTCGGCGTGATTGCCTATCTCGCCGGCAACGCGGTTTTCGCCAATTACCTGCAGATCAATTTCGTTCCCGGCACCGGTGAACTTGCCGTCATCGTCGGTGCGGTCATCGGCGCGGGCCTCGGTTTCCTGTGGTTCAACGCGCCGCCCGCCGCCATCTTCATGGGCGATACGGGTTCGCTGGCGCTTGGCGGCCTCATCGGCTCCATCGCTGTCGCGACCAAGCATGAGATCGTCATGGTCATCGTCGGTGGCCTGTTCGTCATGGAGACGCTGTCGGTCATCATTCAGGTGTTCTGGTTCAAGCGCACCGGCCGGCGCGTTTTCCTGATGGCGCCGATCCACCACCATTTCGAGAAAAAGGGCTGGACCGAAAGCCAGGTGGTTATCCGCTTCTGGATCATCTCCGTGGGTCTCGCGCTGCTTGGCCTCGCCACCCTGAAGCTGAGGTGA
- a CDS encoding UDP-N-acetylmuramoylalanyl-D-glutamyl-2,6-diaminopimelate--D-alanyl-D-alanine ligase — translation MSWLWTVADMIAITAGRPVGNLPTGITGISIDSRTVKPGEAFFAIKGDRVDGHDYTSFAVANGAGLLVVAEGKLPALGRLTVPMIVVEDVLAALGKLAIAARERTSARIIAVTGSVGKTTTKEMLRQALEPSGRVHAAVASFNNHWGVPLTLARMPADTEFGVFEIGMNHSGEIRPLVKMVRPHVAIITTIAAAHLGNFKNIEEIAAAKAEIFEGLEEGGSVILNRDNAQFEQLEEVAQEQGIEHVLTFGQHAKADFRLADFESTPSGSTIWAIVNGETSELHLNVPGRHIADNAMAVLGAVAVTGANLDRAFEALGTLEAVKGRGQRHRLTIDGGSFLLIDESYNANPASMRAAIAVLAETETQGHGRRVAVLGDMLEMGEFSAQLHEELAGPLLAAGIEHVWLAGEAMAALRDALPDSVTVIWFPTTVELTDFALQWVQPGDALMVKSSLGLGFGKIVAALLDKYPAFPETERQV, via the coding sequence TTGAGCTGGTTATGGACAGTCGCCGATATGATCGCCATCACGGCAGGACGCCCGGTGGGCAACCTGCCGACCGGAATCACCGGCATTTCCATCGACAGCCGGACCGTTAAACCCGGAGAGGCCTTCTTCGCCATCAAGGGTGATCGGGTCGATGGCCATGATTATACCAGCTTTGCCGTTGCAAATGGTGCCGGCCTTCTGGTCGTGGCCGAAGGCAAGCTGCCAGCGCTCGGCCGGCTGACCGTGCCGATGATCGTGGTGGAGGATGTTCTCGCCGCACTCGGCAAGCTCGCAATTGCAGCACGTGAAAGAACGTCGGCGCGCATCATCGCGGTGACCGGTTCGGTCGGCAAGACGACGACGAAGGAGATGCTACGGCAGGCTCTGGAGCCGTCGGGCCGGGTTCACGCGGCGGTCGCTTCCTTCAACAACCATTGGGGTGTGCCGCTGACGCTGGCGCGCATGCCCGCCGATACCGAATTCGGTGTGTTCGAAATCGGCATGAACCATTCCGGCGAAATCCGCCCGCTGGTGAAGATGGTGCGCCCGCATGTGGCGATCATCACCACCATCGCTGCTGCCCATCTCGGCAATTTCAAGAACATAGAAGAAATCGCAGCCGCCAAGGCGGAGATATTCGAAGGTCTGGAGGAGGGCGGCTCCGTCATCCTCAACCGCGACAATGCCCAGTTCGAGCAGCTTGAAGAGGTCGCGCAGGAACAGGGCATCGAGCATGTTCTGACCTTCGGGCAGCATGCAAAAGCAGATTTCCGGCTTGCCGATTTCGAAAGCACGCCTTCGGGTTCAACCATCTGGGCGATCGTGAACGGTGAGACCAGCGAATTGCACCTGAACGTTCCCGGTCGTCACATCGCCGACAATGCCATGGCCGTGCTTGGTGCTGTTGCCGTGACCGGCGCCAATCTCGACCGGGCTTTTGAGGCGCTTGGAACACTCGAGGCGGTGAAAGGGCGTGGCCAGCGCCACCGCCTGACAATCGACGGCGGCTCCTTCCTGTTGATCGACGAGAGCTACAATGCCAATCCGGCCTCCATGCGGGCAGCGATTGCCGTGCTGGCGGAAACCGAAACGCAGGGCCACGGCCGACGCGTTGCAGTTCTCGGCGACATGCTGGAAATGGGTGAATTTTCCGCGCAGCTGCATGAGGAGCTGGCCGGGCCGCTGCTTGCGGCGGGTATCGAACATGTCTGGCTGGCGGGAGAGGCGATGGCCGCTCTTCGCGATGCGTTGCCGGATAGCGTCACCGTCATCTGGTTCCCGACAACAGTGGAACTCACCGATTTCGCCCTGCAATGGGTGCAACCGGGAGACGCGCTCATGGTAAAATCGTCACTGGGGCTTGGTTTCGGCAAGATTGTCGCCGCCCTGCTTGACAAGTATCCGGCATTCCCCGAGACGGAACGCCAAGTCTGA